A portion of the Candidatus Krumholzibacteriota bacterium genome contains these proteins:
- the pepT gene encoding peptidase T, with amino-acid sequence MSGLTDRFLEYVKIDTKSSEDSETNPTTAVQFDLARKLVEELKELGLEDASVDENCYVMATLPANIDVKVPVIGFIAHMDTSPDMSGSGVKARIIDNYDGTDIILNKKENIILSPSDFPELLNYKGKTLITTDGTTLLGADDKAGIAEIMTALEHLAANPDISHGTIKIAFTPDEEVGKGTDHFDVKKFGAELAYTLDGGQIGELEFENFNAAKLTVIVHGRNVHPGYAKNKMINSMLIAMEYNSMLPVNQTPFYTEKYEGFFHMTGIKGTVEKTVMTYIVRDHDMARFREKQDLGLKIAAFLNHKYGEETVSAELTEQYLNMREMIEPVMYIVETAEQAMIDVGVEPKKTPIRGGTDGSKLSYMGLPTPNLFTGGHNYHGRFEYIPVESMEKAVQVILRIIDLYAEKHKM; translated from the coding sequence ATGTCAGGTCTAACAGACAGATTCCTCGAGTATGTAAAAATTGACACTAAATCCAGTGAGGATTCCGAGACAAACCCAACAACTGCCGTCCAGTTCGACCTGGCCAGAAAACTTGTCGAGGAGCTCAAGGAACTGGGTCTTGAAGACGCCTCTGTCGATGAGAACTGTTATGTCATGGCCACCCTTCCAGCCAATATCGACGTTAAAGTCCCGGTAATAGGCTTCATCGCCCATATGGATACCAGCCCCGACATGTCGGGAAGCGGCGTCAAGGCGCGAATTATCGATAATTACGACGGTACCGATATCATACTGAATAAAAAGGAGAATATAATCCTTTCTCCCTCTGATTTTCCTGAACTCCTCAACTATAAGGGAAAGACTCTGATCACAACGGATGGAACGACCCTCCTCGGAGCTGACGACAAGGCGGGGATCGCGGAAATCATGACGGCACTGGAACATCTCGCGGCAAATCCCGATATTAGTCACGGCACGATCAAGATCGCCTTTACACCAGACGAGGAAGTAGGAAAGGGAACAGACCATTTTGACGTAAAAAAATTCGGCGCTGAACTGGCATATACGCTCGATGGAGGACAGATAGGCGAACTCGAGTTCGAGAACTTCAACGCGGCAAAGCTTACTGTGATCGTTCACGGCCGCAATGTCCATCCTGGATACGCGAAAAACAAGATGATCAATTCGATGTTGATAGCGATGGAATATAATTCGATGCTTCCCGTCAACCAGACTCCATTCTACACTGAAAAATACGAGGGGTTCTTCCACATGACCGGTATAAAGGGAACTGTCGAAAAAACCGTCATGACCTATATCGTCAGGGATCACGATATGGCCAGATTCAGGGAAAAACAGGATCTCGGGCTCAAGATCGCCGCATTTCTCAATCATAAATATGGCGAGGAGACGGTCAGCGCGGAATTGACCGAACAGTATCTCAATATGCGTGAAATGATAGAACCTGTAATGTATATCGTCGAAACAGCCGAACAGGCGATGATCGATGTCGGCGTCGAGCCGAAGAAGACTCCCATCCGCGGAGGGACAGACGGATCGAAGCTCTCATATATGGGGCTTCCGACACCCAACCTGTTTACGGGAGGCCATAATTACCACGGAAGATTTGAATATATACCGGTTGAATCAATGGAAAAAGCGGTACAAGTAATATTGAGGATCATAGATCTTTACGCGGAAAAACATAAGATGTAG
- a CDS encoding YigZ family protein codes for MDKELYIPDGSVQSERIVKNSKFIACGLNVSTPEEARRIIRKTKDDHPGCNHLVYAFITGGGRSEIAGMSDDGEPKGTAGRPVMDVLKGSGIVDLLIMVVRYFGGTKLGTGGLVKAYGDCARDVISRLPVRRLVELVAFTIDLPYNLFREIKDAVLEAEGEIESEDFGDMIRIKGKIPLSRFDDCRKAVEDLSRGGLSLVKKDNGDEG; via the coding sequence ATGGACAAAGAACTTTATATTCCCGACGGCAGTGTTCAGTCGGAGAGGATCGTTAAAAATTCGAAGTTCATCGCGTGCGGCCTTAACGTATCGACCCCGGAAGAAGCCAGGCGAATAATAAGGAAGACAAAGGATGATCATCCTGGATGCAACCATCTCGTCTATGCCTTCATAACGGGTGGGGGCAGGAGCGAGATAGCGGGAATGAGCGACGATGGAGAACCGAAAGGCACGGCGGGAAGACCTGTTATGGATGTCCTTAAGGGAAGCGGAATCGTAGATCTTCTTATTATGGTCGTAAGATATTTCGGTGGGACGAAACTGGGTACTGGTGGGTTGGTCAAGGCGTACGGGGATTGTGCCCGGGATGTAATATCAAGACTTCCGGTCAGGAGGCTTGTCGAACTTGTCGCTTTTACGATCGATCTGCCGTATAATCTTTTCCGGGAAATAAAGGATGCTGTCCTCGAAGCGGAAGGGGAGATCGAGAGCGAGGATTTCGGTGATATGATAAGGATAAAGGGAAAGATACCTCTTTCGAGATTCGACGATTGCCGGAAAGCAGTCGAGGATCTTTCCAGAGGCGGCCTGTCACTTGTAAAAAAAGATAACGGCGATGAAGGATGA
- a CDS encoding amino acid permease: protein MELKRGLGLIDVFSIASGAMISSGLFILPGIAYARAGPSMIVSYIIAGLFALTGVLSQAEIVSAMPKAGGTYFYVKRALGPGAGTVEGLLTWFSLSLKSAFALVGMAAFTSIFIDVDMRIIAVVLTAVFVLINLAGSKEAGRVQIVLCFFLFSALLFYIIRGFPFVSAELMHPFNPGGWVPTLTTAGFIFVSFGGLLKVASIAEEVRDPGKVIPLGMILSLITVSLLYFLTVFVTVGVLKSDLLASSLTPISDGAEVFMGNSGRIVMGIAAILAFISTANAGIMASSRYPMALSRDRLLPEALSRVGKKTGTPHIAILITGSIMVCFIFLRIDLLVKAASAVLIMTYMLSCLSLIILRESRLQNYQPVFHSPLYPWIQIGGIVGFIFMLIGIGGSALLTSGSIMVCGLFVYWFYGRIRAVREYALLHLIERITARELTTRTLETELKEIIRERDDITRDRLDRIIENAIVLDIEEKMDLETFFSIVADFLAVRLDVEKEAFIEKMRERERESSTVLTPLLAIPHIILEGTGKFDILLARCRGGVAFTETEKNVKSIFVLTGTGDERNFHLRALAGIAQIVQDPQFEENWLNARDGEGLRDLILLGKRKR, encoded by the coding sequence ATGGAACTCAAAAGAGGGCTTGGCCTGATAGACGTCTTCAGTATTGCGAGCGGGGCGATGATCAGTTCCGGGCTTTTTATACTTCCCGGCATTGCGTATGCCCGGGCAGGCCCATCGATGATAGTCTCGTACATCATAGCGGGACTGTTCGCCCTTACGGGCGTTCTCAGCCAGGCGGAGATCGTCTCGGCGATGCCGAAGGCTGGAGGCACATATTTTTACGTCAAGAGAGCTCTGGGGCCGGGCGCGGGCACAGTGGAAGGCCTGCTGACCTGGTTTTCGCTATCGCTGAAAAGCGCCTTTGCCCTCGTTGGTATGGCTGCCTTCACATCGATCTTCATAGATGTCGATATGAGGATCATCGCCGTTGTATTGACGGCGGTATTCGTGTTGATCAATCTCGCTGGCAGCAAAGAGGCGGGCAGAGTACAGATAGTCCTCTGTTTCTTCCTTTTTTCAGCGCTTCTTTTCTACATAATACGTGGATTCCCTTTTGTCTCTGCCGAGTTGATGCATCCATTCAATCCCGGGGGATGGGTTCCCACTTTAACGACGGCGGGGTTTATTTTCGTTTCATTCGGAGGGCTTCTCAAGGTAGCGAGCATAGCCGAAGAGGTCAGGGACCCCGGAAAAGTAATACCTCTCGGGATGATCCTTTCTCTTATAACTGTCAGCCTCCTCTATTTTTTAACAGTCTTTGTCACTGTCGGCGTTCTAAAGTCAGACCTGCTCGCTTCGTCGCTCACTCCTATCTCTGACGGAGCGGAAGTCTTTATGGGTAATAGTGGCAGGATCGTGATGGGTATCGCGGCGATACTCGCTTTTATATCGACAGCCAACGCCGGGATCATGGCCTCTTCGCGCTACCCCATGGCGCTGAGCCGGGACAGGCTGCTTCCGGAAGCATTATCGAGAGTTGGGAAGAAGACCGGTACTCCTCATATCGCGATTCTCATAACCGGATCGATCATGGTCTGCTTTATCTTTTTGAGGATAGATCTCCTCGTCAAAGCGGCTTCAGCAGTATTGATTATGACTTACATGCTTTCCTGCCTCTCCCTGATCATTCTCAGGGAGAGCAGACTTCAGAACTATCAGCCGGTCTTTCATTCGCCACTCTATCCATGGATTCAGATCGGCGGGATCGTGGGATTCATATTCATGTTGATCGGGATAGGAGGCTCCGCCCTTTTAACAAGCGGATCGATCATGGTCTGTGGACTGTTCGTGTACTGGTTCTATGGGAGGATTAGAGCTGTAAGGGAATATGCCCTTCTGCACCTGATAGAGAGGATAACGGCCCGAGAGCTGACGACAAGGACGCTTGAGACTGAACTGAAGGAGATCATCAGGGAACGCGACGATATTACGCGCGACAGGCTCGACAGGATAATAGAAAACGCGATCGTTCTTGATATCGAGGAAAAGATGGACCTCGAGACGTTTTTCTCCATCGTGGCTGATTTTCTCGCGGTGAGGCTTGACGTGGAAAAGGAAGCGTTTATCGAAAAAATGCGAGAGCGTGAAAGGGAAAGCAGCACTGTTCTGACCCCATTGCTTGCGATTCCGCATATCATCCTTGAAGGAACGGGAAAATTCGATATACTACTCGCCCGATGCAGGGGAGGAGTTGCTTTTACTGAAACAGAGAAGAACGTAAAATCGATATTCGTCCTGACTGGCACCGGGGACGAGCGCAACTTCCACCTGCGTGCTCTCGCGGGGATAGCGCAGATCGTACAGGATCCTCAATTCGAGGAAAACTGGCTCAATGCCAGAGACGGGGAGGGTCTGCGTGATCTTATCCTGCTGGGGAAAAGAAAAAGATAA
- a CDS encoding carbonic anhydrase, with the protein MDAKKALERLIEGNSRFAGGKPEAPRRDNRRLSETAPGQSPFAVILTCADSRVPPEIIFDEGIGDLFVIRVAGNIVDDLVIGSIEYAAGHLAVPLVVVLGHSDCGAVKAALSGCDPHGHTGSFIEEIRTVIRRMEGTDPDSLVEANIENTVAVLRESGPVLKALHEEGNLLIIGARYDLVTGKVVFFKY; encoded by the coding sequence ATGGACGCGAAAAAGGCTCTTGAAAGACTGATAGAGGGAAATTCAAGGTTCGCAGGCGGCAAACCGGAAGCGCCTCGAAGAGACAACCGGAGGTTGAGCGAGACAGCTCCCGGTCAGTCCCCGTTCGCCGTAATACTTACCTGCGCCGATTCAAGGGTGCCGCCCGAGATAATCTTTGATGAGGGTATAGGAGATCTCTTCGTCATCCGGGTCGCCGGAAATATCGTTGATGATCTTGTCATCGGAAGCATCGAATACGCTGCCGGGCATCTCGCCGTTCCGCTCGTCGTTGTCCTTGGCCACAGCGACTGCGGAGCTGTCAAAGCGGCTCTTTCCGGATGTGACCCGCATGGGCATACAGGCAGTTTTATCGAAGAGATCAGGACAGTGATCAGGCGCATGGAGGGAACGGACCCGGACAGTCTCGTGGAGGCGAATATTGAGAACACTGTCGCGGTACTGAGAGAAAGCGGACCAGTCCTGAAAGCTCTCCATGAAGAGGGAAACCTGCTGATCATTGGAGCCAGGTACGATCTTGTAACGGGAAAGGTGGTTTTTTTTAAATATTAG
- the selD gene encoding selenide, water dikinase SelD: MLDRIVKNLDRSSDPNIIIGADSFDDAGVYQLPGGPALVQTLDFFTPIVDDPYDFGRISAANSLSDIYAMGAKPVTAMNIVAFPDTALPESVLTAILQGASDICAAARVAVLGGHSISDREIKFGLSVTGIADPEKLMRKDRGNSGDILVLTKPLGSGLLSNALMNNAAVKKDIDYAIEVMAGLNRAASEAAVNAGCLCATDISGFGLVGHLKEMILASGLSAEIDTHALPVLPGAMEIASGASFFSGGERRNLVFAGDLLKYKEDLPAGMLRIASDPQTSGGLLLAIPPAGLGIFETELREAGGGSWVIGSLIAAAPRRIMLK; this comes from the coding sequence GTGCTGGACAGGATTGTCAAGAATCTCGATCGAAGCAGCGATCCGAACATCATAATCGGAGCCGACTCCTTTGATGATGCCGGGGTCTATCAACTTCCCGGCGGGCCCGCTCTCGTCCAGACTCTCGATTTTTTTACTCCGATAGTAGACGACCCGTATGATTTCGGAAGGATATCAGCGGCGAATTCCCTCTCCGACATCTACGCGATGGGCGCGAAACCTGTCACCGCGATGAATATAGTCGCTTTTCCCGACACTGCCCTTCCCGAATCTGTCCTCACGGCGATCCTCCAGGGAGCGTCTGATATATGCGCCGCCGCCAGAGTCGCCGTCCTGGGCGGACATTCAATCTCGGACAGGGAGATAAAGTTCGGCCTCTCCGTCACCGGGATAGCCGATCCCGAAAAACTCATGAGAAAAGACCGGGGGAACTCTGGTGATATCCTCGTTCTGACGAAGCCTCTTGGATCGGGGCTTCTCTCCAACGCGCTGATGAACAACGCCGCCGTGAAAAAAGATATAGATTACGCGATCGAGGTAATGGCAGGTCTTAACCGCGCGGCATCCGAGGCAGCTGTAAACGCCGGTTGCCTCTGCGCGACTGATATCTCGGGGTTCGGACTCGTCGGACATCTGAAAGAAATGATCCTCGCCTCAGGCCTGTCAGCCGAGATCGACACTCACGCTCTTCCCGTTCTCCCGGGAGCAATGGAAATAGCGTCGGGAGCGTCATTCTTCTCGGGAGGTGAGCGACGGAATCTCGTCTTTGCCGGCGATCTTCTCAAGTATAAGGAAGACCTTCCCGCCGGTATGTTGAGAATAGCAAGCGATCCCCAGACTTCCGGCGGGCTTCTTCTTGCAATACCTCCGGCTGGCCTGGGAATATTCGAAACAGAACTACGCGAAGCGGGTGGTGGATCATGGGTCATAGGATCTCTCATCGCGGCGGCTCCGAGAAGAATAATGCTGAAATAA
- a CDS encoding T9SS type A sorting domain-containing protein has translation MIRSSIFLALLFLASIARSDTITQTVFFGQPRIVETGSGLLVTVDHCRTVGHCGEPMLPAYPARFLLPAGEKISSVSFNPLSNSIIQCRGRVMAMPQQYPLGSQASIVISRNEEIYRLPTLYPSESGLLVTEQEIAGSRIAFVNIFPCRVIPSTSEISFSSAIEVIIRTEPSDRSTVRPDRPLTNRTRRILEEIDKENAGPGRIPKLPEANTDMFECDNISYLIITSAELAPGFEPLAQMKLASGLKTEIITTEWISLNYQGSDLQEKIRNLIIDAWTGWQTEYVLLGGDDSVIPHRGMYVKVGTEVEPDIASDLYYACLDGDWNTDQDIYFGEPGEEDLIPEVSVGRIPAETLEEVSNFISKLESYAISPSPERCATSLMVGELLWSGETNTWGADCKDEILHGSDNYGFTTSGIPDHFDNNTLYDRDMGSWSQTHLLSYLNTGVNLVNHLGHASNLSVMRLAVWDLDLLDNTGPGKLPFICYSQACYPAAFDNRDDAGSILPDDAIGEQLINGEKGAVAFIGNTRLGWSSPGTTSGTSQYFDRQFFDAIFGEGISAIGEILDDSRIDNISYIPYAAVRYVMYGMCLLGDPAMTVWTGVPSFLTVTHDDVILTNNDELFTTRVFAGDTPVEGARVSLLIKDPDKFCATVTDASGTAFLAPSPDSAGTAILTVFAPDYYLYSDTVLVASSSDAHLEMTQFTIDDDSIGISCGDGNGIAESGEILDLSIIVSNAGASPAVGTRIAISCDSPFASLTVDTFLIGDLAEMSAYMIENELSLGLDQNIPNGYSFNLGITLLSGELRWKSVETITVNAPGVIFDSWALSDSLHGDSDGCLEAWEHLNLSARLTNSGINTIISPVLSLSCRNDGWLRITKKSEPLSDIPAGATIDSHGLLEVFVRELTPPFSEIELFLQLESENQPLQSCTLFTNICGSSISDEVAEEGFWRHSAIIGYDGWHISAEESYSSPSSWKCGSPTGLVYPNLMEAVLVTPTLCLYENSSLSFRHMMGAEAGTTYPYWAKDAGVVEISTDGGNRWTIINPTVAYPCRASSSNTIFLAPYQKCYSGSIGWKSETFDLSAWRGPVLLRFHFATDEQLAYTGWFIDDIEVSTDQLTDSDIPVPGGATALRSVYPNPFNPSTIIKYEVSGDSDVEITIYDVSGKRIRSLVNRHHVSGIYDIAWDGRNDRGKKVSSGVYLCRARIGVYSATRRLILLR, from the coding sequence TTGATACGGAGTTCAATCTTCCTTGCACTCCTTTTTCTCGCCAGCATTGCAAGGTCAGACACAATAACTCAGACTGTCTTCTTCGGGCAACCTCGGATAGTCGAGACAGGTTCGGGACTGCTTGTGACGGTCGACCACTGCAGAACGGTCGGCCATTGCGGCGAACCGATGCTTCCCGCATATCCCGCCCGTTTTCTTCTTCCCGCCGGGGAAAAGATATCGTCTGTCTCTTTTAATCCCCTTTCGAATTCCATCATCCAGTGCAGGGGAAGAGTAATGGCTATGCCGCAGCAGTATCCGCTCGGCTCTCAGGCATCAATCGTCATCAGCCGCAATGAAGAAATTTACCGATTGCCGACTCTATACCCTTCCGAATCTGGATTGTTGGTCACCGAGCAGGAAATAGCCGGCAGTCGTATCGCATTCGTGAATATCTTTCCCTGCCGGGTCATTCCTTCGACATCCGAGATCAGTTTCTCGTCAGCCATCGAGGTCATAATCAGGACTGAGCCTTCCGACCGCTCCACCGTTCGCCCCGATCGCCCGCTGACGAATAGGACCCGAAGGATCCTCGAAGAGATCGACAAAGAAAATGCTGGTCCGGGCAGGATACCAAAGCTGCCTGAAGCAAACACCGACATGTTTGAATGCGATAACATCTCCTATCTTATAATCACCAGCGCGGAACTCGCTCCGGGTTTTGAACCGCTCGCGCAGATGAAACTGGCATCCGGGCTTAAAACAGAGATCATCACCACCGAATGGATATCGCTAAATTACCAGGGAAGCGATCTTCAGGAAAAAATTCGAAATCTCATCATCGACGCGTGGACCGGCTGGCAGACCGAATACGTCCTTCTGGGAGGTGACGATTCGGTTATCCCCCACAGGGGAATGTACGTGAAGGTCGGAACCGAGGTGGAACCTGACATAGCTTCAGACCTCTATTACGCCTGTCTCGACGGCGACTGGAACACAGACCAGGATATCTATTTCGGCGAACCCGGAGAAGAGGATTTGATCCCCGAAGTCTCCGTCGGAAGGATCCCCGCCGAAACTCTCGAGGAAGTATCGAATTTCATCTCCAAGCTGGAGTCATATGCGATCTCACCATCCCCGGAAAGATGCGCCACCTCTCTGATGGTCGGAGAACTTCTATGGAGCGGTGAAACAAACACGTGGGGAGCCGACTGCAAGGACGAAATACTCCATGGCAGCGATAATTACGGGTTCACCACTTCGGGCATTCCAGATCACTTCGATAACAACACCCTGTACGACAGGGATATGGGAAGCTGGAGCCAGACCCATCTGCTTTCTTACCTGAACACCGGAGTCAATCTGGTCAATCATCTTGGCCACGCCAGCAACCTCTCGGTCATGAGGCTTGCCGTCTGGGATCTGGATCTTCTCGACAACACAGGTCCCGGAAAACTTCCCTTTATCTGCTATTCTCAAGCCTGTTACCCCGCCGCGTTCGACAACCGCGATGACGCGGGATCGATCCTTCCGGATGATGCGATCGGAGAGCAGCTGATAAACGGTGAAAAGGGCGCCGTCGCTTTTATCGGCAATACCCGCCTCGGATGGAGTTCGCCTGGAACGACGAGCGGCACGTCGCAATATTTCGACCGCCAGTTTTTCGACGCGATTTTCGGCGAAGGGATAAGCGCGATCGGCGAGATACTGGACGATTCAAGGATAGATAATATCTCCTATATTCCGTATGCGGCGGTCAGGTACGTGATGTACGGCATGTGCCTGCTCGGTGATCCCGCAATGACAGTCTGGACCGGTGTTCCCTCCTTCCTCACAGTCACGCATGACGATGTGATCCTTACGAACAACGACGAACTCTTCACCACACGGGTCTTTGCCGGGGACACGCCGGTCGAAGGAGCTCGTGTTTCATTGCTTATCAAAGATCCCGATAAATTTTGTGCGACTGTTACTGATGCTTCAGGGACTGCTTTTCTCGCTCCCTCTCCCGATTCAGCGGGAACGGCTATACTCACTGTCTTCGCCCCTGACTACTATCTCTATTCAGATACCGTTCTGGTCGCATCGTCATCCGATGCTCATCTCGAAATGACGCAGTTCACGATCGACGATGATTCGATAGGTATAAGCTGCGGCGACGGCAATGGTATCGCCGAATCGGGAGAGATCCTCGATCTTTCAATAATCGTAAGCAACGCAGGAGCGTCCCCGGCAGTCGGCACCAGAATAGCCATCTCCTGCGATTCTCCATTCGCGTCGCTGACTGTCGACACCTTTTTGATAGGCGATCTTGCGGAAATGAGCGCTTACATGATTGAAAACGAGCTTTCTCTCGGCCTCGATCAGAATATCCCAAATGGATATTCTTTTAATCTCGGAATCACCCTTCTTTCCGGCGAACTCAGGTGGAAATCAGTCGAGACGATCACCGTCAACGCTCCAGGAGTCATTTTTGACAGCTGGGCCCTGAGTGATTCCCTGCATGGCGATTCGGACGGTTGCCTCGAAGCGTGGGAACACCTCAACCTATCGGCAAGATTGACAAATAGCGGGATCAACACGATCATCTCGCCCGTCCTCTCCCTTTCATGCAGGAATGACGGCTGGTTAAGAATAACCAAGAAAAGCGAACCCCTTTCCGATATCCCGGCCGGAGCAACGATCGATTCCCACGGATTGCTCGAAGTATTCGTCAGAGAGCTCACTCCTCCATTTTCCGAGATCGAGCTCTTCCTGCAACTCGAATCTGAGAATCAGCCTCTTCAGAGCTGTACGCTTTTTACCAATATCTGCGGAAGCAGTATCTCCGATGAGGTCGCAGAGGAAGGGTTCTGGAGGCATTCGGCGATCATCGGATATGACGGGTGGCATATCAGCGCCGAAGAATCGTACTCCTCTCCATCCAGCTGGAAATGCGGCAGCCCGACCGGCCTCGTCTACCCTAATCTCATGGAAGCCGTCCTGGTGACTCCCACCCTCTGCCTCTATGAGAATTCATCGTTGAGTTTCCGGCATATGATGGGAGCGGAAGCGGGGACTACATACCCATACTGGGCTAAGGACGCCGGTGTGGTCGAAATATCGACTGACGGAGGAAACAGATGGACTATCATCAACCCTACAGTCGCTTACCCGTGCAGAGCGAGTTCTTCAAACACGATCTTTCTTGCTCCATATCAGAAGTGCTATTCAGGGAGTATCGGCTGGAAAAGCGAAACATTCGACCTCTCAGCATGGAGAGGTCCGGTTCTTTTAAGATTTCATTTCGCCACCGACGAACAACTGGCTTACACCGGCTGGTTCATAGATGATATAGAGGTCTCGACCGACCAGTTGACTGATAGCGATATCCCCGTTCCTGGAGGGGCTACAGCCCTCCGCTCGGTATATCCCAACCCTTTCAATCCATCGACGATCATAAAATATGAGGTCTCTGGAGACTCGGATGTCGAAATAACGATCTATGACGTCTCTGGCAAGAGGATAAGATCCCTTGTAAACCGCCATCACGTTAGCGGGATCTATGATATCGCCTGGGATGGCAGAAATGACAGGGGGAAGAAAGTGTCGAGCGGAGTCTATCTCTGCCGCGCGAGAATAGGTGTCTACTCGGCTACCCGCAGGCTTATCCTGCTTCGCTGA
- a CDS encoding rhomboid family intramembrane serine protease has product MENANETFTIFLIVANVIFSLKGFSSRRFFEQYLFNVERILRGGEYIRILTSGFLHANIGHLMFNMIALYSFSLGVGARFGFLAYLGIYFGSLIAGNLLALYIHRDHPGYRAIGASGAVSGVIYSSIIIFPHGGISFLLFPVSIPSWLFGILFILVSVYGIRAKLGNIGHEAHLGGAIAGIIISVALRPRLLMAHPFLISMLLILTTGFLLILVHRPDILRIRKD; this is encoded by the coding sequence ATGGAGAATGCGAACGAGACATTTACTATATTTCTGATCGTGGCCAACGTGATATTCTCTCTTAAGGGATTCAGCAGCCGGCGTTTTTTTGAGCAGTATCTTTTCAACGTGGAAAGGATACTTCGTGGCGGTGAATATATAAGGATTCTCACCTCCGGGTTTCTTCACGCCAATATCGGCCACCTGATGTTCAATATGATCGCTCTTTATTCGTTCAGCCTCGGTGTGGGAGCAAGGTTCGGGTTCCTCGCCTACCTGGGGATATATTTCGGATCGCTTATAGCCGGTAACCTGCTGGCACTGTACATACACAGGGATCATCCCGGGTACAGGGCGATAGGAGCTTCCGGCGCGGTAAGCGGAGTCATTTATTCGAGCATAATCATATTTCCACACGGAGGGATATCTTTTCTGCTTTTTCCAGTCTCGATCCCTTCATGGCTTTTCGGTATACTCTTCATCCTGGTATCCGTTTACGGGATACGGGCGAAGCTCGGAAATATCGGTCATGAAGCTCATCTCGGGGGTGCGATCGCCGGGATCATCATTTCCGTAGCGCTCAGGCCAAGGCTTCTCATGGCGCATCCGTTTCTTATATCGATGCTTCTGATACTTACGACAGGGTTTCTTCTGATCCTGGTCCACAGACCCGATATTCTCAGGATAAGAAAGGATTGA
- a CDS encoding patatin-like phospholipase family protein: MSKKIGLALGSGGARGLCEIGILLWLKENDIKISSIAGTSMGSLIGAATAAGYSPEHLKDIALKTNWKDFLKFVRLSFTVRSIFDWDKIGSTLREEFGKKRIEDLQIPFACVAADIDSGVEFVFRDGDIVDAISASACIPGVFPPVRVMGRNLVDGEIVNPVPLDIAHELGAERIIGVNACRSVFSERSPYESRHIPVVERLDEWLRENMKKAPIISSIGGIRKVSGEEKKKRRSRNLVDVFTDSMAIVTSRLLSFERLNAGPHFMIRPKVGGFQDFDFDRAEEIIDAGYREISSVGAELLDFIES, from the coding sequence ATGAGTAAAAAGATCGGACTGGCGCTCGGATCGGGAGGAGCGAGAGGATTATGCGAGATCGGAATTCTTCTGTGGCTGAAAGAGAATGATATCAAGATCTCCAGCATAGCTGGTACTTCGATGGGATCGCTTATCGGAGCCGCCACGGCGGCAGGGTATTCTCCCGAACATCTGAAAGATATCGCGCTGAAGACCAATTGGAAGGATTTTCTGAAATTCGTGCGTCTGTCGTTCACCGTCAGGAGTATCTTCGACTGGGACAAGATAGGCTCGACGCTCAGGGAAGAATTCGGAAAGAAAAGAATTGAGGACCTGCAGATACCATTCGCATGCGTGGCGGCGGATATCGATTCCGGAGTCGAGTTCGTTTTCAGGGATGGAGACATAGTCGACGCGATAAGCGCTTCAGCCTGCATACCGGGAGTCTTTCCTCCCGTCAGGGTCATGGGAAGAAATCTTGTCGATGGGGAGATAGTCAATCCCGTTCCACTCGATATTGCCCATGAGCTGGGCGCTGAACGGATCATAGGAGTCAACGCCTGCCGTTCAGTATTCAGTGAAAGATCTCCATATGAATCACGGCATATCCCTGTCGTCGAGCGACTTGATGAATGGCTGAGGGAGAACATGAAAAAAGCACCGATCATATCTTCCATCGGAGGTATCAGAAAGGTGAGCGGTGAAGAAAAAAAGAAAAGACGCAGCAGGAACCTGGTAGATGTCTTCACCGACAGCATGGCTATTGTCACTTCCAGGCTTCTGTCATTCGAAAGGTTGAACGCGGGTCCCCATTTCATGATCCGGCCGAAGGTCGGTGGATTCCAGGATTTCGATTTCGACAGGGCGGAAGAGATCATAGATGCGGGATACCGGGAGATATCATCGGTAGGCGCAGAACTGCTTGATTTTATTGAAAGTTGA